The sequence below is a genomic window from Candidatus Krumholzibacteriia bacterium.
CAGAGTTCGCGGCTGTCGAGGAGGGCCCGGAGGCGCGGATTGCGCGCGTAGCCATCGAGGAGATTGCGTACGAGATAGAGAGGTACCTCGACGCTCATGAACTCCCGGGCGTGGTGGTTGCCGACCACGAGCACGTCGGGCTCCGTGGGGTCTTCGATCTCCGGTTCGTCGGAGAGCTTGAGCGCCAGGATGGGCCGGCCTTCGAGGCTGGAGCCGATGCTTTCCAGCCGGGTGAGGTCGGGGTGCGCCGCCTGCAGGGATTCGAGCTCCGCCACGGTCTCGGCGTAGGTGTGATAGAGCCCCAGGTCCGGGATCTCGAGGAGACGCCGGCGCCCTGCATCGGCATCGATCTCTACCGTGGCGACGGGATAGCCACGGGAGACCAGGAGCCTTTCCTCCTCCGGGGTCACGGTGAGCCAGGTTTCGCCGGTTTCCGGGTCATGGCTGACGAGATCGAGGTGGAGGGCCTCCAGCTCGCGGAGCGTCCAGGGGCTCTTGGGGGTCACCACGACCAGGCTGCGCTCCGCCCCGTGGGCGGCGCCGGAGAGGAGACAGAGAAGAAGTGGCAAGAAGGCCCGGGACATACGGTCTCCGAGGTGCAGAGGTTCGCTTCACCCTTCAAGCTAGGGGGTGCAAGGAAGTCCTGCAACTGCGCCACAGCCAAGGAGGGGCTCCGCAAGGACGAGGTCCCGGCGGCCTCAACCCGTGTCTCAGGGAGAGGAAAGCTTGGTCCGCGCCAGCCTGGCTTCCTCGGTGGAGGGAAAGCGCTGGATCAGGTTCTGGAAGGTCTTGTCCGCCGACCGGCTCTTCCCCAGCTGCTGCTGGGTCATCCCGATCTTGAGCAAGGCGGCCGGGACCTTGTCTCCGGTGGGGAAACTCTGCTCCACCTTGAGGAATTCCTCCAGGGCCTGCGGGTAATCCTGCTTGTCGTAATAGACTTCGCCGATCCAGTACTGCGCGTTGTCGGCCAGCTCCGAGGTGGGGAAACGGGAGAGGACCTCGTGGAACCCCATGAGCGCCAGATCATGCTTGCCCTGGGAGAGGTCTTGGTAAGCGGCTTCGTAGAGGGCCCGGGGGTTATCGCCACTGGCAGCTGCCCCTGCGGGAGCGCCGGCCCCCCCAGGGGTCGCTCCCTGTCCGACCTCGAATTGCAGGCGGTCACGGAGCTCGGAGACATCGAGGCGGAGACTCTCGAGATCGCTCTGCAGGGCCTGCAGCGACGTCTGCAAGCGGGAAATGTGCTCGTCCCCGCTGGCGCGTCGAGAACGGACTTCCGACGTCTGCTCGGCGACGAGGGCTTCCAAGCTATCGAGGCTGGCGTGTAAGCGCTCGCGTGTCGCCTCGAGGGCGGCGACTTGCTCTTCCAGACGCGCCACCCGCAGTTCCAGCGGCGACAGCTTCTTTCCAGCGCAGACGCCGAGCAGCAAGAAGGCGCCGAGCACGGTCGCCAGCGACTTGCCGCCTCGTCCTCGGGCAAGCGTCATCGTTCTCGCTTCCCCGGCGCACCCTGGATCAGGGGGCCGGCGCCATCGCCGACCCCCTGCCGAGGGAGGTTGCGTCTCACTTCACCACGAAGTGAGCCCGCCGATTCTGGGCCCAAGCGGACTCGTCGTGACCCATGGAAAAGGGCTTGTTCTCACCGTAGCTGATCGTCTCGATGCGGCTCCCGTCGACGCCGTAGCTGGCGAGGAAATCCTTCGCGGCCACGGCACGGCGATCGCCGAGCGCCAAGTTGTACTCTGTGGTACCGCGCTCGTCGCAGTGTCCTTCCACCAGGATCATGGCGTCCCTGACCTCCACGAGCTTGCGCCCGTTCTCGGTCAAGGTCGCACGCCCGTCCTCACGGATGTCCGCCTTGTCGTAGTCGTAGAACACGTCGCCGAGATCACCTTGCGTCAGCTTCGGCGCCGGTGGCGGCGGTGGAGGTGGCGGTGGTGGCGGAGGTGGTGGCGGCGGCGGTGGAGGCGTCTCCACCGGCGGCGGTGGTGGCGGCGGCTTGCTGCACCCGTCCAGGACCGCTAGGCCCAGCACGGCGATCATGCTGACGAGAAGTAACCTACGCATGGGCTCGAACCTCCCTCTCTCTTCCAGGCGCCCTGGAGCACGCCTC
It includes:
- the pal gene encoding peptidoglycan-associated lipoprotein Pal translates to MRRLLLVSMIAVLGLAVLDGCSKPPPPPPPVETPPPPPPPPPPPPPPPPPPPAPKLTQGDLGDVFYDYDKADIREDGRATLTENGRKLVEVRDAMILVEGHCDERGTTEYNLALGDRRAVAAKDFLASYGVDGSRIETISYGENKPFSMGHDESAWAQNRRAHFVVK
- the ybgF gene encoding tol-pal system protein YbgF is translated as MTLARGRGGKSLATVLGAFLLLGVCAGKKLSPLELRVARLEEQVAALEATRERLHASLDSLEALVAEQTSEVRSRRASGDEHISRLQTSLQALQSDLESLRLDVSELRDRLQFEVGQGATPGGAGAPAGAAASGDNPRALYEAAYQDLSQGKHDLALMGFHEVLSRFPTSELADNAQYWIGEVYYDKQDYPQALEEFLKVEQSFPTGDKVPAALLKIGMTQQQLGKSRSADKTFQNLIQRFPSTEEARLARTKLSSP